A window from Argopecten irradians isolate NY chromosome 3, Ai_NY, whole genome shotgun sequence encodes these proteins:
- the LOC138318596 gene encoding ribosyldihydronicotinamide dehydrogenase [quinone]-like has product MAKQTTQKSALIVYAHQEPKSFNAALKDTAVDTLTKLGYTVHVSDLYAQGFDPRATKDDFTGPLANPDHLQYQNEIKHAYEHSTLNDEIKAEVNKLRRADLIIFQFPMYWFSVPAILKGWFDRVLIAGFAFAFPNNIFDNGLLKGKRAILSLTTSGSETMYSDRGISGDIRVTLWPIHYGTLRFCGFDVMQPQVSFSPGFSPESKRKEMLDNWSKRLEGLQKEAPQSFVSTDSFDPQKWFVMKDEFIEKEADNNIAPSVGHHLGKKLSSKK; this is encoded by the exons ATGGCTAAGCAAACAACGCAAAAATCTGCCCTCATCGTTTATGCCCATCAAGAGCCGAAGTCTTTTAATGCAGCTCTGAAGGATACAGCAGTAGATACCCTGACAAAGTTAGGGTACACAGTGCATGTGTCGGATTTATACGCTCAGGGATTCGACCCCCGGGCCACCAAAGATGACTTTACAG GTCCATTAGCAAACCCTGATCATTTACAATATCAGAACGAGATTAAGCATGCGTACGAACATTCTACCCTAAATGACGAGATAAAAGCAGAGGTCAACAAACTCCGTCGAGCTGATCTTATCATTTTCCAGTTTCCCATGTACTGGTTCTCCGTTCCAGCTATTTTGAAGGGCTGGTTCGATAGGGTTCTAATTGCCGGCTTCGCCTTTGCATTTCCTAACAATATATTCGACAACGGATTACTGAAA GGTAAAAGAGCCATTCTGTCCCTGACAACATCAGGATCCGAGACGATGTATTCGGATCGCGGCATTAGTGGAGACATCCGTGTGACATTATGGCCTATTCAT TACGGGACATTACGTTTCTGTGGATTTGACGTAATGCAGCCACAGGTTTCATTCTCTCCTGGTTTTTCACCCGAGAGTAAAAGAAAGGAAATGCTGGATAATTGGTCTAAAAGGCTAGAGGGATTACAAAAAGAAGCCCCACAAAGTTTTGTATCTACTGACAGTTTTGATCCGCAGAAATGGTTCGTGATGAAGGACGAGTTTATAGAAAAGGAAGCTGACAACAATATAGCGCCATCAGTGGGACACCATCTTGGAAAGAAATTGTCTTCAAAAAAATGA
- the LOC138318599 gene encoding lysosomal enzyme trafficking factor-like translates to MMKFRQRIAWLMVVFFLGGSFSVLYYMFEISEHYNNFALEHTINFHKSIEINHNEVKKVKSKDIERGEITNTGPAWHHIIDIPVAVWFVLFLLPYLQIFFMILACTKPEPKMSLAFQWPCRIYLKYQHFVRGSVEKPYSMGSTLQTNGHAVFNT, encoded by the coding sequence ATGATGAAGTTTAGACAGAGAATCGCATGGTTGATGGTGGTTTTCTTCCTTGGAGGCTCGTTTTCTGTTCTTTATTACATGTTTGAAATAAGTGAGCACTACAACAATTTTGCCTTGGAACATACCATTAATTTCCACAAATCTATCGAAATCAACCATAATGAAGTTAAAAAAGTCAAATCAAAAGATATTGagagaggggagataacaaaTACTGGACCAGCATGGCACCACATCATAGATATTCCAGTAGCTGTGtggtttgtgttatttttgctGCCTTATTTACAGATATTCTTTATGATTTTGGCCTGTACAAAGCCTGAACCTAAAATGAGCTTGGCTTTTCAGTGGCCTTGTCGGATTTATTTAAAATACCAGCACTTTGTCCGAGGTTCTGTGGAAAAACCGTACAGTATGGGTTCTACTCTGCAAACAAATGGACATGCTGTCTTCAACACATGA